One window of Burkholderia cepacia GG4 genomic DNA carries:
- a CDS encoding putative type VI secretion system effector, which yields MSSEREYAVQVLRGRISKLKCRRRQQDFVLSEAQHAYIQATAAGAALAGMGAYAIGLIQSSANSEEEADWVEFELDGKQIEGWLWKMPMKEGDEVEIVAEPRPRDRYFAYSIRRVNDDVVAVYPHATKGRSALYRWLMTIMLTTWVFCSGIVTVLMSRDHAGVDLNTHILVMAAAWIFSLLVFWILFHRAYLKMKRFARLAEVIFSCYGWSDVRGINLVRSSKQMKPEKRDLDYGIHYFRYRP from the coding sequence ATGAGTTCGGAGCGTGAATACGCAGTTCAGGTGCTGCGAGGCAGGATCAGCAAGCTGAAGTGCCGGCGTCGCCAGCAAGACTTCGTCTTGAGTGAAGCACAGCACGCCTACATACAAGCGACGGCGGCCGGTGCAGCGTTGGCTGGCATGGGTGCATATGCAATCGGGTTGATTCAGTCTTCAGCGAACTCCGAAGAAGAGGCGGACTGGGTGGAGTTTGAACTCGACGGCAAGCAGATCGAGGGATGGCTCTGGAAGATGCCAATGAAAGAGGGTGACGAGGTGGAGATCGTAGCCGAACCGAGGCCGCGTGATCGCTACTTCGCCTACTCGATCCGAAGGGTCAATGATGATGTTGTCGCGGTTTATCCGCACGCGACAAAAGGTAGGTCAGCACTCTATCGATGGCTGATGACGATCATGTTGACTACGTGGGTGTTTTGCAGTGGCATTGTAACGGTCCTGATGTCCCGCGATCACGCGGGAGTTGATTTAAATACGCATATCTTAGTAATGGCCGCCGCATGGATTTTTTCGTTACTTGTTTTCTGGATATTATTTCACCGTGCCTATCTGAAGATGAAACGCTTTGCTAGACTGGCTGAAGTCATTTTCTCATGCTATGGCTGGAGCGATGTGCGCGGGATCAATCTTGTGCGCTCGTCGAAACAGATGAAGCCGGAGAAGCGAGATCTCGACTATGGCATTCACTACTTCCGCTATCGGCCTTGA
- a CDS encoding putative type VI secretion system effector — MSSEREYAVQVLRGTISKLKCRRRQQDFVLNEAQHAYIQATAAGAALAGMGAFAIGLIQSSADSEEEADWVEFELDGKLVEGWLWKMPMKEGDEVEIVAELRPRDRYFAYSVRRISDDVVAVYPHAARGRSALYRWLMKIMLSLFIPIFGLLCILLFRDADGIERTTLVIFLGVTGAAALMIFWILFHRAYMKMRHFAKLAEVIFSCYGWGDVRRINLVRSSKQMKPETRDLEYGIHYFRYRP; from the coding sequence ATGAGTTCTGAGCGAGAATATGCGGTCCAGGTGCTGCGAGGCACGATCAGCAAGCTGAAGTGCCGGCGTCGCCAGCAGGACTTCGTCTTGAATGAAGCACAGCACGCCTACATACAAGCGACGGCGGCCGGTGCGGCGTTGGCGGGCATGGGGGCATTTGCAATCGGGTTGATTCAGTCTTCAGCAGACTCTGAAGAAGAGGCGGACTGGGTGGAGTTTGAGCTGGACGGCAAGCTGGTCGAGGGATGGCTCTGGAAAATGCCGATGAAAGAGGGTGATGAGGTCGAAATTGTTGCTGAGTTGAGGCCACGGGATCGATACTTTGCCTACTCCGTCCGACGGATCAGTGATGATGTGGTGGCAGTGTATCCGCACGCAGCGAGAGGGAGGTCAGCACTTTATCGATGGCTGATGAAGATCATGCTGAGTCTATTTATCCCTATTTTCGGGTTGTTGTGCATTCTACTATTCCGCGACGCCGATGGTATTGAGCGAACGACGCTTGTAATATTCCTCGGCGTAACCGGCGCCGCCGCTCTAATGATCTTCTGGATACTATTTCACCGTGCTTATATGAAGATGAGGCACTTTGCTAAATTGGCTGAAGTCATTTTCTCGTGCTACGGCTGGGGCGATGTACGTAGGATCAATCTCGTGCGTTCGTCGAAGCAGATGAAGCCGGAGACTCGGGACCTCGAATATGGCATTCACTACTTTCGCTACCGCCCGTAA
- a CDS encoding PAAR domain-containing protein: MMNLIRIGDDTDHGGKVITSSSTMRFDGRFVARKGDEVSCPQHPDVKPNLIEEGDESMTDNGVPIARHGHRATCGCHLISSLT; this comes from the coding sequence ATGATGAATCTCATCCGCATCGGTGACGACACCGACCACGGCGGCAAGGTGATTACCAGTTCATCGACGATGCGTTTCGATGGCCGTTTCGTTGCTCGCAAGGGCGACGAGGTATCCTGCCCCCAACACCCAGACGTCAAACCGAATTTGATCGAGGAGGGCGACGAATCGATGACAGATAACGGGGTTCCGATTGCCCGGCACGGTCACCGGGCGACCTGCGGCTGTCACCTGATTTCGAGCCTTACGTGA
- the tssF gene encoding type VI secretion system baseplate subunit TssF, giving the protein MDQLLPHYERELALLRRSIGTFATRYPKIAVRLGISGDHSEDPHIERMLQSFALLAADIGNRLDDNYPEFAEALLGMLYPQYLRALPACAVAQFDVSDMFEKLTEPSVIARHTELASKVEDCRFRTVYDVALAPVRISAARYASATAVPADVVLPPGTTGLLSITFEVARPDFRLEAVPSPLRIHVNGTREVVGTVMDTMTMRTTAAFVENIERRWSTLPTPPLTAVGFDGAEKLIDEDHGPPALRLLSEYFAFPKKFDFIDVDLATLVHAAGSGQQLTLHLAICGVHPDSWTAQRLKNLSANNLKLFCTPVVNLFRLTSLPVKRNPITDTYPVQSQNTDAAGVEIWSVDAVRTTTSRSGANIIHPFTSLMHGSSAKPAGPYWVLKQHNVASPSGKKETALSLVELDGRPANDTGIEQITADVSCSNGSLPRAMRAGAEDGDLVNEQGTMVSRIVMLDAPTEVARLSKEGDAAWRLITQFAPHSIELTRTGLVELKRLFRQFAAHSAGYANLLDGLTNLSHRVKRLWLPGEPMPSFVRGLEVTLTVDKQAFAAVSLSTFIVVMDHFFAVHAPVTSFVQLVVMSANTGAEIRRCTPRPGTIMLA; this is encoded by the coding sequence ATGGATCAACTGCTTCCGCACTACGAACGAGAACTTGCGCTACTGCGCCGATCGATTGGAACCTTTGCGACACGCTATCCCAAAATTGCCGTTCGCCTGGGGATTTCCGGCGACCATTCCGAAGATCCCCATATCGAACGGATGTTGCAGTCGTTCGCGCTCCTCGCCGCGGATATAGGCAATCGGCTCGACGACAACTATCCTGAATTTGCCGAAGCGCTCCTCGGCATGCTGTATCCCCAGTATCTTCGAGCGCTTCCGGCATGCGCAGTTGCCCAGTTCGATGTCTCGGACATGTTCGAAAAGCTCACTGAGCCATCAGTCATTGCCCGCCACACGGAACTTGCAAGCAAGGTAGAAGACTGCCGTTTCCGCACCGTATATGACGTAGCGCTGGCGCCTGTGCGCATTTCGGCAGCGCGCTACGCATCGGCTACGGCTGTGCCCGCCGACGTCGTGCTGCCTCCCGGTACGACCGGCCTGCTCTCCATCACCTTCGAGGTAGCGCGGCCCGACTTTCGCCTCGAAGCCGTCCCCAGCCCGTTGCGCATCCATGTCAATGGCACCCGCGAAGTCGTCGGTACGGTAATGGACACGATGACGATGCGCACAACAGCGGCCTTCGTCGAAAACATCGAACGTCGCTGGTCAACGCTGCCCACACCGCCGCTCACCGCCGTAGGCTTCGATGGCGCCGAGAAACTGATCGACGAAGATCACGGGCCGCCGGCCCTGCGGCTACTGAGCGAATATTTTGCGTTTCCGAAGAAATTCGATTTCATTGACGTCGACCTCGCTACGCTCGTGCATGCGGCAGGTTCCGGCCAGCAGCTCACATTGCATCTCGCCATTTGCGGCGTTCATCCGGATTCGTGGACGGCACAGCGACTGAAGAATCTGTCGGCGAACAATCTGAAGCTCTTTTGCACACCGGTCGTCAACCTGTTCCGGCTTACGTCGCTGCCAGTCAAGCGAAATCCGATCACGGACACGTACCCCGTGCAATCCCAGAATACGGATGCCGCCGGCGTCGAAATCTGGTCCGTCGACGCGGTCCGCACCACCACGAGCCGATCCGGAGCGAACATCATTCATCCGTTCACGTCGCTCATGCACGGCAGTTCCGCCAAACCGGCCGGTCCCTATTGGGTTCTCAAGCAACACAACGTCGCCTCGCCATCGGGAAAGAAGGAAACCGCGCTGAGCCTGGTCGAACTCGACGGCCGACCGGCGAACGACACCGGGATCGAACAGATAACGGCGGATGTCTCCTGCTCGAATGGCAGTCTCCCTCGCGCGATGCGGGCCGGAGCCGAGGACGGCGATCTGGTGAACGAGCAGGGAACGATGGTTTCACGCATCGTGATGCTGGACGCACCGACGGAAGTCGCACGATTGTCGAAGGAAGGCGATGCGGCTTGGCGGCTCATCACACAGTTCGCCCCACACTCGATCGAATTGACCCGTACCGGGCTCGTGGAACTAAAGCGCCTGTTCCGCCAATTCGCTGCTCACTCTGCGGGATACGCGAACCTGCTCGACGGACTGACGAATCTGAGCCATCGCGTCAAGCGGCTCTGGCTTCCGGGAGAGCCGATGCCGAGCTTCGTGCGAGGTCTCGAAGTGACGTTGACTGTCGACAAGCAAGCGTTTGCCGCCGTCAGTCTCAGCACATTCATCGTCGTGATGGATCACTTCTTCGCCGTACATGCGCCCGTGACGAGTTTTGTCCAACTTGTCGTGATGTCGGCCAACACAGGCGCGGAAATTCGACGTTGCACGCCGCGGCCAGGCACAATCATGCTCGCCTGA